The following are from one region of the Calonectris borealis chromosome 35, bCalBor7.hap1.2, whole genome shotgun sequence genome:
- the ATP1A3 gene encoding LOW QUALITY PROTEIN: sodium/potassium-transporting ATPase subunit alpha-3 (The sequence of the model RefSeq protein was modified relative to this genomic sequence to represent the inferred CDS: inserted 1 base in 1 codon; deleted 1 base in 1 codon), protein MLDEAQDPTPLLKEIRDDKITTIIIDANASVSHLVLSKTSRCCAWTRWRTPPPPSWASPMFNTSHPFYLEFVRSLNMSWRENCELSPYPGPALSAALLFDAVHVVVGAVRELNRSQEIGGRPLACASPSIWPHGTSLMNYLRMVEYDGLTGRVEFNSKGQRTNYTLHVLEKGRDGHREVGVWYSNRTLAMNATTLAINASDSLANKTLIITTILENPYVMRVGGAGGPERYEGFCVDMLQELAGLLKFRFHIKLVEDGLYGAPEPNGSWTGMVGELINRKADLAVAAFTITAEREKVIDFSKPFMTLGISILYRVHMGRKPGYFSFLDPFSPAVWLFMLLAYLAVSCVLFLAARLSPYEWYNPHPCLRERHNLLENQYTLGNSLWFPVGGFMQQGSEIMPRALSTRCVSGVWWAFTLIIISSYTANLAAFLTVQRMEVPIESADDLADQTNIEYGTIHAGSTMTFFQNSRYQTYQRMWNYMQSKQPSVFVKSTEEGIARVLNSKYAFLLESTMNEYHRRHNCNLTQIGGLLDTKGYGIGMPLGSPFRDEITLAILQLQENNRLEILKRKWWEGGHCPKEEDHRAKGLGMENIGGIFVVLVCGLIVAIFVAVMEFVWSTRRSAETEEISLCTEMLRELRHAVSCRKPARARRRRRPPNRGGGYGGSDSYRVATTQDKGGEKESPKKGKSKTRDLDDLKKEVAMRGFWGGLGAQDCFGVPDAPPAPRDGAGGGDRHGGPDGTARGVVIATGDRTVMGRIATLASGLEVGKTPIAVEIEHFIQLITGVAVFLGISFFILSLILGYTWLEAVIFLIGIIVANXPEGLLATVTVCLTLTAKRMARKNCLVKNLEAVETLGSTSTICSDKTGTLTQNRMTVAHMWFDNQIHEADTTEDQSGTAFDKSSATWVALSHIAGLCNRAVFKGGQENVPILKRDVAGDASESALLKCIELSSGSVKVMRERNKKVAEIPFNSTNKYQLSIHETEDPNDNRYLLVMKGAPERILDRCSTILLQGKEQPLDEEMKEAFQNAYLELGGLGERVLGFCHFYLPEEQYPKGFAFDCDDVNFATDNLCFVGLMSMIDPPRAAVPDAVGKCRSAGIKVIMVTGDHPITAKAIAKGVGIISEGNETVEDIAARLNIPVSQVNPRDAKACVIHGTDLKDMSSEQIDEILQNHTEIVFARTSPQQKLIIVEGCQRQGAIVAVTGDGVNDSPALKKADIGVAMGIAGSDVSKQAADMILLDDNFASIVTGVEEGRLIFDNLKKSIAYTLTSNIPEITPFLLFIMANIPLPLGTITILCIDLGTDMVPAISLAYEAAESDIMKRQPRNPRSDKLVNERLISMAYGQIGMIQALGGFFAYFVILAENGFLPSGLVGIRLNWDDRTVNDLEDSYGQQWTYEQRKVVEFTCHTAFFVSIVVVQWADLIICKTRRNSVFQQGMKNKILIFGLFEETALAAFLSYCPGMDVALRMYPLKPSWWFCAFPYSFLIFVYDEIRKLILRRNPGGWVEKETYY, encoded by the exons ATGCTGGACGAGGCGCAGGACCCCACCCCCCTGCTGAAGGAGATCCGCGACGACAAgatcaccaccatcatcatcgACGCCAACGCCTCCGTCTCCCACCTCGTCCTCAGCAa GACTTCCCGCTGCTGCGCCTGGACGCGCTGGCGGACGCCCCCTCCACCGTCCTGGGCTTCTCCCATGTTCAACACCAGCCACCCCTTCTACCTGGAGTTCGTCCGCAGCCTCAACATGTCCTGGCGCGAGAACTGCGAGCTCAGCCCCTACCCCGGCCCCGCG ctgTCGGCGGCGCTGCTCTTCGACGCGGTGCACGTGGTGGTGGGGGCGGTGCGGGAGCTGAACCGCAGCCAGGAGATCGGGGGGCGGCCGCTGGCCTGCGCCTCCCCCAGCATCTGGCCCCACGGCACCAGCCTGATGAACTACCTGCGCATg GTAGAGTACGACGGGCTGACGGGGCGGGTGGAGTTCAACAGCAAAGGGCAGCGGACGAACTACACCCTCCACGTGCTGGAGAAGGGGCGCGACGGGCACCGGGAG GTGGGCGTGTGGTACTCCAACCGGACGTTGGCCATGAACGCCACCACCTTGGCCATCAACGCCTCCGACAGCCTGGCCAACAAGACcctcatcatcaccaccatcctG GAGAACCCCTACGTGATGCGGGTGGGGGGCGCGGGTGGCCCCGAGCGCTACGAGGGTTTCTGCGTGGACATGCTGCAGGAGCTGGCCGGGCTCCTCAAGTTCCGCTTCCACATCAAGCTGGTGGAGGACGGGCTCTACGGGGCGCCCGAGCCCAACGGCTCCTGGACCGGCATGGTGGGCGAGCTCATCAACCGG aaagCCGACCTGGCGGTGGCCGCCTTCACCATCACGGCGGAGCGGGAGAAGGTGATCGACTTCTCCAAGCCCTTCATGACGCTGGGCATCAGCATCCTCTACCGGGTCCACATG ggccGCAAGCCGGGGTATTTCTCCTTCCTAGACCCCTTCTCGCCGGCCGTTTGGCTCTTCATGCTCCTCGCCTACCTGGCCGTCAGCTGCGTCCTCTTCCTGGCCGCGCG gctgaGCCCCTACGAGTGGTACaacccccacccctgcctgcgGGAGCGGCACAACCTCCTGGAGAACCAGTACACCTTGGGCAACAGCCTCTGGTTCCCCGTGGGGGGCTTCATGCAGCAGGGCTCCGAGATCATGCCCCGTGCCCTCTCCACCCGCTGCGTCAGCGGGGTCTG GTGGGCCTTCACCCTCATCATCATCTCCTCCTACACGGCCAACCTGGCGGCCTTCCTCACCGTGCAGCGGATGGAGGTGCCCATCGAGTCGGCCGATGACTTGGCTGACCAGACCAACATCGAGTACGGCACCATCCACGCCGGCTCCACCATGACCTTCTTCCAG aactcGCGGTACCAGACCTACCAGCGGATGTGGAACTACATGCAGTCGAAGCAGCCCAGCGTCTTCGTCAAGAGCACGGAGGAGGGCATCGCCCGCGTCTTGAACTCCAAGTACGCCTTCCTGCTGGAGTCCACCATGAACGAGTACCACCGCCGGCACAACTGCAACCTCACCCAGATCGGGGGGCTGCTGGACACCAAGGGCTACGGCATCGGCATGCCTCTGG GCTCGCCCTTTCGGGACGAGATCACCTTGGCCatcctgcagctgcaggagaacaaccggCTGGAAATCCTCAAGAGAAAATGGTGGGAAGGGGGCCACTGCCCCAAGGAGGAGGACCACCGAGCCAAGG GGTTGGGCATGGAGAACATCGGGGGCATCTTCGTGGTCCTCGTCTGCGGCCTCATCGTCGCCATCTTCGTGGCCGTCATGGAGTTCGTCTGGTCCACGCGGCGCTCGGCCGAGACCGAGGAG atctcGCTGTGCACGGAGATGCTGCGGGAGCTTCGGCACGCCGTCTCCTGCCGCaagccggcgcgcgcccgccgaCGCCGGAGACCCCCgaaccggggtgggggg tacgGCGGCTCCGACAGCTACCGCGTGGCCACCACGCAGGACAAGGGGGGCGAGAAGGAGTCGCCCAAGAAGGGGAAGAGCAAGACCCGGGACCTGGACGACCTCAAGAAGGAGGTGGCCATG CGCGGTTTTTGGGGCGGTTTGGGGGCCCAGGACTGTTTCGGGGTCCCTGACGCCCCGCCTGCCCCCAGGGACGGCGCGGGGGGTGGTGATCGCCACGGGGGACCGGACG GGACGGCGCGGGGGGTGGTGATCGCCACGGGGGACCGGACGGTGATGGGGCGCATCGCCACGCTGGCCTCGGGGCTGGAGGTGGGGAAGACGCCGATCGCGGTGGAGATCGAGCACTTCATCCAGCTCATCACCGGCGTCGCCGTCTTCCTCGGCATCTCCTTCTTCATCCTCTCCCTCATCCTGGGCTACACCTGGCTGGAGGCCGTCATCTTCCTCATCGGCATCATCGTCGCCA GTCCCGAGGGGCTGCTGGCCACCGTCACC GTGTGCCTGACGCTGACGGCCAAGCGGATGGCGCGCAAGAACTGCCTGGTGAAGAACCTGGAGGCGGTGGAGACGCTGGGCTCCACCTCCACCATCTGCTCGGACAAGACGGGGACCCTCACCCAGAAC CGCATGACCGTCGCCCACATGTGGTTCGACAACCAGATCCACGAGGCCGACACCACCGAGGACCAGtcgg gcaccgcCTTTGACAAGAGCTCGGCCACCTGGGTGGCCCTGTCCCACATCGCCGGGCTCTGCAACCGGGCGGTCTTCAAGGGGGggcaggagaacgtccccatccTCAAG cgtgACGTGGCCGGGGACGCCTCGGAGTCGGCGCTGCTGAAGTGCATCGAGCTCTCCTCCGGCTCCGTCAAGGTGATGCGGGAGAGGAACAAGAAGGTGGCCGAGATCCCCTTCAACTCCACCAACAAGTACCAG ctctccatCCACGAGACCGAGGACCCCAACGACAACCGGTACCTGCTGGTGATGAAGGGGGCCCCCGAGCGCATCCTGGACCGCTGCTCCACCATCCTGCTGCAGGGCAAGGAGCAGCCCCTGGACGAGGAGATGAAGGAGGCCTTCCAGAACGCCTAcctggagctgggggggctgggggagagggtcCTGG GTTTCTGCCACTTCTACCTGCCGGAGGAGCAGTACCCCAAGGGCTTCGCCTTCGACTGCGACGACGTCAACTTCGCCACCGACAACCTCTGCTTCGTGGGGCTGATGTCCATGATCgaccccccccgcgccgccgtcCCCGACGCCGTCGGCAAGTGCCGCAGCGCCGGCATCAAG GTGATCATGGTGACCGGGGACCACCCCATCACGGCCAAGGCCATCGCCAAGGGGGTGGGCATCATCTCGGAGGGCAACGAGACGGTGGAGGACATCGCCGCCCGCCTCAACATCCCCGTCAGCCAGGTCAACCCCAG GGACGCCAAGGCCTGCGTGATCCACGGCACCGACCTGAAGGACATGTCCTCGGAGCAGATCGACGAGATCCTGCAGAACCACACCGAGATCGTCTTCGCCCGCACCTCCCCCCAGCAGAAGCTCATCATCGTCGAGGGCTGCCAGCGCCAG ggTGCCATCGTGGCGGTGACGGGGGACGGGGTGAACGACTCCCCGGCGCTGAAGAAGGCCGACATCGGGGTGGCCATGGGCATCGCCGGCTCCGACGTCTCCAAGCAGGCGGCCGACATGATCCTCCTCGATGACAACTTCGCCTCCATCGTCACCGGCGTGGAGGAAG GCCGCCTGATCTTTGACAACCTGAAGAAGTCCATCGCCTACACCCTGACCAGCAACATCCCCGAGatcacccccttcctcctcttcatcatggCCAACATCCCCCTGCCCCTGGGCACCATCACCATCCTCTGCATCGACCTGGGCACCGACATG gtccccgctATCTCGCTGGCCTACGAGGCGGCCGAGAGCGACATCATGAAGCGGCAGCCGCGGAACCCCCGCTCCGACAAGCTGGTGAACGAGCGGCTGATCAGCATGGCCTACGGGCAGATCG ggATGATCCAGGCGCTGGGGGGGTTCTTCGCCTACTTCGTCATCCTGGCGGAGAACGGGTTCCTGCCCTCGGGGCTGGTGGGGATCCGCCTCAACTGGGACGACCGCACCGTCAACGACCTGGAGGACTCCTACGGGCAGCAGTGG ACCTACGAGCAGCGCAAGGTGGTGGAGTTCACCTGCCACACGGCCTTCTTCGTCAGCATCGTGGTGGTGCAGTGGGCCGACCTCATCATCTGCAAGACCCGCCGCAATTCCGTCTTCCAGCAGGGCATGAA gaataAGATCCTGATTTTCGGGCTCTTCGAGGAGACGGCGCTGGCCGCCTTCCTCTCCTACTGCCCCGGCATGGACGTGGCGCTGCGCATGTACCCCCTCAA gcccaGCTGGTGGTTCTGCGCCTTCCCCTACAGCTTCCTCATCTTCGTCTACGACGAGATCCGCAAACTCATCCTGCGCCGCAAccccggag GCTGGGTGGAGAAGGAGACCTACTACTGA